Genomic DNA from Lactuca sativa cultivar Salinas chromosome 8, Lsat_Salinas_v11, whole genome shotgun sequence:
AAATTTAACCGTGTCAGTTCCGTGGGTGTATACTCATGCGTAACTTTGTGGGTATTCTGGTAGACGGAATTCCCATGGATTTAATTAAACATGGGAAAACGAcaagttttctagtagtgatagaAGTAAGCCTCTTACAACCACAGGCCATAGTTTTCAAAACCTCAACGCTAGAGGCCCTGTTTCTTGTAGTTTATTCTAGACATCACGAGCATGGAATATTGTCATTAGTTATGGGAGAGGAGTTTATCAGGATATGGTCTTGGAAAAATTCAAATCGTATATATATGATCAAGTTTGTAATTAAGAAACATGTGTTTCAAGAGAAATATATAGTTAATTTGGCTTATGAAAAGAAAGGAAAGGATGTTCTATATTGACGAGGTTTCAATATAGAGAAAAACTATAAAGAGAAATTACATTACCACATCCATTAGTACTTGTCACGTATATTCGTCATCCATCTCTGGATTGCATTATTCCATGTCGTGTATAGCTGGCCTgcatatgaaaataatatattaaaacaatGGCAGGCGCAATAATCACGGATCatcaaaaaattatatattaaacCATCAACTAGTAGGTCGTCGTGTTTCTAATCAACAACCTATATGTAATATTATATTGCAGCATTTCAACATTTTCAGTATGGTTCTTTATTAAATGAATGATGAGTTTCCACTTTAAATTACAAAGTCTTTCTAGGTCCtgttttaacattttaaaattcatGCAACATTGATTAGTGTATATATTTAAGTGACTAGAAAGTAGAAACCCATACAATTGAACCAGTACCAACCAAGAACAAACCTCAATTTGCATTGAGATTTGTACTTTTGTAGTCAACCAAGGTACGTTTGTTCATTTATATCAAAAGATCACAAATTTTTAATGCAAAATTATATAAATACTATATATACTCTCTTACTTAGTTTACGTACCACAGGAAGTTAACTACCTAACTTTACCAATGGAAAATGGAGATGTGGATACCAATAACATCGCCAACACTACTCTCATTTCGATTCTTGATTTCGTGAAAAATCGACGTTCTGAAGACCTATTATCAACATCTATTAACATGGTTCCTAGTGGACTCAGAGATGTCAGTCCAAGTTCTTATGATCCTCGGGTGGCGTGTATAGGACCTCTTCACAGAGAAGACCAAAATGTGCAATACTTTGAAGAGCTGAAAGCAAACTATGTTCAGTTCCTATTGGACGATATCAACTCCCCACCAGAGCAAACGCTAAAAGAATGCGTGCAAAGAGTTCTTGCTTTAATACACCGAATAAGGGCATGTTATATGGGGACAAGCGTCATCCACAGATATGATGACATTGAGCTTGCGAAAATGATGGTTACAGATGCTTGTTTCATGCTCCATTTCATTAACGTGATTACAACATCAAGCGCTGAATTACACCGCACTTTGCGTGGCACAGCTATACTTTACGACCTGATACTATTAGAAAACCAGATCCCTTTCTTTGTTCTTCAAGAAGTTTTTAACTGCACCATTCCAAAATCATTACATAAAGTATCCTCTCTTCCTCACCTTATCCTTAAATTTGTACGCTATTTGAACATCTTTGAATCAACCGTGACATTTGCGATAAATCTCCCATCACCACCGTATGATCATATTCTTGGTTTTCTAGCAAAATGTTACTGGCCATCAGATACACATTCTTCATTTTTACTACCAACATCAGCAACCCACTCCACCATAGAACTGGATAGAGCAGGAGTGATCTTTAAACCTAATGAATATGACAGTTTGCAATTGGCCATTGAGTTCAAATCATCTAGGTCTCTCTGGTGCTCATTGTCTCGGGAGAAGCCTACACTTAGAATGCCAGTATTGCGTATTGATAACTACACTGAGTTGGTTTTAAGGAACATCATTGCTTATGAGCAATACTTTGGAAATGTTAGTTATGTTACGGGATATGCCATGGCCATGGATATGTTAATTGATAGTGAAGACGACATTGCCAAGTTGATAGAATCGAAAGTCATTGTTAACCATTTAGGTTCAAACGAAAAGGCTGCAAATGCGTTGAACAGCCTTTGCAAAGAACTTCCCATATTAAACTTCAGTTACGAACGTCAGTGGCGAGATATGGATGCTCATTACAATCGTTACTGGCCCAAAAATATTGCGGAATTAAAGCGTACATATTTTAGTAGTCCATGGAATTTAATTGCTTTACTTGCTGGAATCATCCTCTTTGCTCTCACTGTGGTTCAGACAATCTATTCGGTCAATGCCGCATAGTGCAATATTTGCTTTGAGGTTATGGAAGTAGTCATCAGCAGTTGATGTTTTCTATTTGTTTTTCTCTTATGTTTTTGGTTTCTCTCCCTTGAGAAAGTTCATCCTTCAATTAgcaattataaaaatatcatgGTTGAGAGGAAATTCTTCCAGTTCTCACTTGTATGAGATGAAAAAATAGTTTAAGATAATTTTAAGCTTTTTATCTTTGTTCTACACTGCCCATTTAGTTTATTTGTCGGTTTGCAGCATTTTGAAGGTTTCCACAAACGTTCCGGGACTGTTTATCTTTTTATATTGATCGATTTAATATCTATCACCCACTAACGCTGAGAATCATGGGATTCTAATTAGTAAACATCAACACAATTTTAGTGTCATCAAGTAATTTGGTATAATAAGGATTAACTCGAGACATGTTTTGTTCAACTTTAGCTACAATACGAGATTGGAGGTGCATAGTGTACATTCAGATAAGCCAAAGTTAATTTGGGAACATGAGGTCGGTTTGCAACGCCCCTGATGCCGACGATGGGATTCCAAGCAGGGTCACCCCCCCACCCCCTTCCCCGATACTATTTCCCTTCTAAAAAGCTAGTTGTCATGTGTGTTGGGAACAATTTGGGTTTATTTTTATTATCCAAAGTCTGAATTTGTGTAACCCTAAGTAATAGGGTTTGAATTATAGAAGTTGTGTAACCCTAAGTAATACGGTTTGAATTATAGATTTCAGAACGTGTTCCTAACACGATCCTTAGAAACGTGTTTATTGACATTCTATCCCATAGTCTAACATAGTGGATATCAATCAATGTTCAAAAAAACTCGTCATGGctcccaagcttgtatgtgccgCCAAGTTTTAACAAACATCGTTTTAACTCATAgatgtatataaaaataaataatagttgaaaatacatataaaaatatgagTTATATACAAAATTGTCGCCTTAAGTCACGTCTTACAAACGACGTGACTCGCCAAGGCTCGAAAAAGCTTGAGGATTAACATTGTCACCAAGTTACGCTTTACGTTATTTAAAACCTTGATATCAACACACATCCAAAAACTATTATATCAATATTTTCACTAGATATTACCTATTATTTCTCGAATGAGGGATAAATTACAACTAATGTTGGAGTCAACAAGAGCTGAATTGAAAAAGAGCTTTAATGAAAATGGGGATATCTTCTATATTTTATGTTAGCGTGCAAACACCTCTTAGTGCATCACAATGTACTGAAATTAAAATTAGAGTTTAATGATTTGTCACATTATCAATCCATTATTCCAAGGTTGATTTTAATaacattttgggaccaaatcatACACAAAAATTTCTTTAATGCATATAAATGGACAAAATCTTTTTGCAATATGCATTTAAAACTAAGGCTATGCTCCTTGAAATATGAAATTGAAGCAGAACAACTACGAAAGTAAACAAAAAATAGAGTGTTGAAAAACTCCAGAGAGTATGTTTTTATTGAATTCAAGAATCAAGATATTTCTAAAGGCTTACATACCCTATATACGGTGCGGCTAAATTATGTATGTCCAGCCAAATTTAGAAAATTGAAATTAACAATAAATTCAGAAATTAAATACTTAACCAACCATAAAAAATGAGAAATAACATATTttatcattaaaaaaaatcaaggaaATTGCAAAAATGGACCACAATGGTGTAAACTCATGAATTGGAAGCCTAAACAGAGGAATACGTGGATCAACTGGCAAGTTACCATCAGCAATCTATAAGGAGCTTCGGCTCACCTAGAGCTTTGCGATGATATGTATCGTGGGCCTCGAAATTCAGGAGTGATCAAAAGTAAATTATGTCCTATTGTAAGTTGAATTTCTTTTGACTTTTGTGTGTTTCTTCCActtttacataaagacatgagcTAAGTCATCGATATGCTTAGTCTAAATGAGATAGTTACAAATTTCCCATCTTTATTACTCCAAAGGCTTCACGTTTTTAAGAAAATATTCATCAATCCCGCACCTCTTCAAAAAAGATAAAAATAGGTaaaaatgaccaaaaattttGATAGATTTATCCTTAGCCTAAATGCAATAGTTATCAACTTATCATATCTTTAGGACATAAACTacatgtacaaaaaaaaaagactacAAATTACAAAATAGTTTATGAAAAAAATATCTTAAACCAACTAGTTGCAATGATAAGACATATGTCTTGTCAATCACATCGAATTAGTGaattatccaaaatagttttgtgTGTTGGAATCGACCATTTGCCCTCGTTATATTCACGTATGAGAAGGAGATTTGTTATTTATGTGGCTAAAGAATTTAGCACTTTAACAAATATTACAATAAATAGTATTTATAGTTTATATTTGGAACCATCATTGGACAATTTAAAATCGAATGCCTAACTTCCAATGGAAATAGAATAGATTTGTGTATATCaataatagaatttttttttttttaaaaaaaagatttGATTGAAACTCAAAATATCATACATAAGGTGAACCATATTGTATTATAGGTGTAACTTACTACAACTTGTAATAGAATATGACGTTGTTAACCATGTTCCATTGCTTAAATATATAACCGTTTGGGAGTAAAGCGGATATAACACGAAACCAAAAGTACACAAGACACGATATTCACTTGGTTTGGTACAAATGGCATATGTCTACGAGTAGGAGGGAAGTATTCTTTATTTATGAGATCTCATATAGAGATTATAAGTACAATGCAATAGAGATTATCTACTTACTAGAATTCAAGACACAAACAAGTGACTAACAGACATCCGTATTATAGACTACAGATTAGatgtaaaaccctaattgaccaaACATATTAATCCATAGGCCCATAAATGGTGTCGACCAATCATTATCTACCACGTAGTAGCTTGTGGAACCTTCATCCTTGATATACATTGCATGAGGATCAACAACACACATCATGGCTCACCAACCTTAATGTTGGCACATCATGCAATAATTCTTGTGCATCTTCAACTTCCGAGAAACATTGGACAATCTTGAGCATAATATGAACATCATAGCATAAGTGGCTCATCAAGGGATATCATGGCTCATCAAGAACATATATGGTGCACCCTTGCACCAAGATCGTGTACCATGCTTGAGGATAGCATGTCATGTACAAGGAATGACACATCTTCTTATAGTGTAGCGCATCCACACATAATGGTTAATCATACATCCAAAGTGGCACACCTTCACATAAGTAGTGCACCTACTACCTAAATCGCACATCCAAGATCCTAGTGTAACACCAGTTTTCCAGGATAGATCGATGGAAGGATTAGAAGGATCAAAGTTAaggtttttggaaaaaaaaaaaaccttatgtCATGACATGATGAATGAAGCACCACGATGAGGCATGCCAATTGAATAATCACATATCTTGGATAACCGTCACAACATGACGAGTAGATGGCCACGATGTGACGGTAGTTGCAGCctaagcccatgatcttttagggtctCTTCAATATTTAAGCCCCTAAACTCAAGGTTTATTGCATCCTCTTCAACCTCCAACCCTTTCAACGAAATCCTAGCCTCCATTGTTGAGTTCTTGAGCTTTTGATGGTGCTTTTAGTGTCTTGAATGAGAAGAAGCATCCTTGGTATATAGATTCAGCTTGCAAGTCTCATAACTATCTTCCAGAACATACTCTGGACCATTGTGAGTGTTCAAGTTCCATGCTTTATGTTCTATGGTTCTAGATCTAGGCTTTTTGTGCATTTTCTCCGTGTTTGGGAGAGTTTGAGTGgttggattccataaagttggaaactttatgaatccTTGAGGTACCTTTGAGTTTTAGTGCTCCAGGTCTGAGATTAGGTTGGGATTTGGCTTATGCATGAGATTTTTAACCTCAGTTCCACCATTGTTATGACTTGTTTTATAAAGAGACATGCCTTAGATATGCATGACTATAAAACAATGATTTTTATGACTCATTGGGCGTATGGAAGCCTTCTAAAGGAGATGAGCgtgtggcttaatggattaaaggcttaacccattaagatatCCAGAATCATTTCCAACGACATAACGATATACCTCTCATGTCGTGACGTAAGAGGATCTCACGAATGTTTCGCCCGGTTGTTCCCACGATATAGCCAAGAGTCCTCCACGTTGTGGTAAGGGTTTAGCATTGACTGatgactttttgaccagtttgactttgggtTAAATTAGAAGGAATTGGGTTATTGATTAAGGTTCCACCTTTATTTGGTGCTAGTCAGTTCGTGCGAGTGattattgatgggtttgagccataagaactttcctatgtgcacatgaaaaccctaatgcttggatctaggtttctctaattgaacatgcaatgtatccaaggcttacaattctagatctagtgtaaacaattgaatcatatcatatgaaatcatatctagaagaataccttaagttgcttgcttgaaacttcttgttcttggagcttagagtcacaattggcactcctctaatggcttacaaacaccaactagcaagaagatgatcttgagagagagagagagagaggaggtgaggaaattggctctagggtttcttccttGCAAGTATGgacgatttccctcacccaaggggtctatttatactatgagctactagggttacacccttaaccctaattgaataacttaggccctaagcaatccaaagatcctcctagatatgaggcttggacgATATTAAGGTAtctaaaccctaaaatccgtccaccctaatatccataaggatacatagcccaaaacacaactatcatatatttgacagtttatgcccctttattcaattaacctctttaagtcaccaaattaattcttaattaatttatgacttatatcaataaaataatgttattattcctttaatatattactctcataatatattaacaataatatctcttctctccttACAAATCAcactgtcaagttgctatggtgaagacaacccaaaaggaccatgcacaaccgggtcaagtacttactaaatatagttacagccttagacactaatccaacagtctctcacttggataagtctagtaactatatatgcaaacacaatccgattagcaatcgtagctctcaaagacgctgtcaaactctgatcttatcagtatcatgtccttcagataagggatcatatagtcctctgtttagatattgtgcGGACAATCTCATAATCATATTTATTgcccagcagttggtttctcgatctcagattcatttgacatagaacttaattgaacacatcaattcagtcctgaccgggcccgacacataagtcaaatcaaatcatcgaggtgccctaatatcgcttttaacctcttaggataaaagtaacagataaacttcgacttatatgcatttactatttactaatcaactatacacaacaatgcgttttatgacatcaatttactgatgcggtttcatattgtcaatgcacaaccaatcaataaacaataaaccatatatcttggttttaagaccatatgatattatcgtcctgCGATCACTTGCAGTACATTCCATAAAgtaattccagcaagcgcgggtttattccaatgctcaaaacttgttcataagcactcatgaacgttgcagcaaacctttgctatgtctaataccttttagacaatctacacaccaattcatgacaatcttcattcatacctacttccaacatatgaacgattgtggaccatttaaataatttgattattcttaataactcaattatgcaggaagtcaaaacatgcaaagtgaaacaatagttaaacaattaacataagacagtagctttacttataaataatactcctatatttaatcatcaaatgtcaattacatttatttattacgtgtttccaaactatctaatctaaactaatatcgtctttcagcccaatgctcctagcgtgctgcaaatgcctaaccctactcagtcccctcGTAAgcagatctgttgggttatcctctgacgataccctctttactacgaggcaTCCTTCttttactcgatgtctaataaagtgatattttatgtcgatatgctgagatctaccatgatccctcggttccttggttaaggcaaccgctccttcgttatcacataaaatttccataggctcctttttggcaggcacaactccaagatcactaataaccacatcgcctcctttgacgctttggtcgctgcaatgtactctgattcgcacgttgaatcagttatggtctcttgcttggaacttttccaagtcactgctcctccattaagggtaaagacccagcccgactgcgaacggtagttgtccctgtcggtctggaagcttgcatcactataccctcgcacctttaagtcatcactccctccgaggactaaaaagcattccttggtcctctgaaggtacttaaggatattcttgacagcaatccaatgagctctgccagggttcccttgatatctactgaccatgctcaaagcaaaggccacatcagggcgagtacaagtcatagcatacatgattgagccaactgcggaagcgtaaggtactcggctcatctcaactatctcggattctgtactcggactttgagtcttgctcaatttggcattactctgtattggtagttctcccttcttcgatttttccatactaaaacgttttagtaccttatccaagtaagtattctgactaagtcctattagtctcctacttcgttctctcattatccttattcccaaaatataggaagcctctccaaggtccttcatagcgaagcacttcctaaGCTAGAACTTAACCTCCTGCggagttgggatgtcgtttcctatgagcagtatgtcatcaacatacaaaacgaggaagctaactatactcccactggccttgacatatacacatgattcatcttcacttcgtacaaatccaaactctttgattttctcatcgaagcaaagattccatctgcgagatgcttgcttaagtccataaatggacttctcaagcttgcacactctattgggatgcttcagatcaacaaaaccctctggctgagccatgtaaacatcctcagccaacttcccattaaggaaagcggtcttgacatccatctgccatatctcataatcatgaaatgcagcaatggctagaatcaccctaatagactttatcttagcaactggcgagaaggtctcatcatagtcaactccgggagtttgagtaaagaccTTCGCAATCAATcatgccttatacgtgtgcaagttcccatccacgtcggtcttcttcttgaagatccacttgcacccaaccgtcttacgtccgggcacattgtcaaccaaattccaaacttggttgtcatacatggactgaatatcGCTGTCCATTgcttctttccattttgcagactctgggcctgccaagGCTTCcatatagctattaggttcatctagatttattagcgtaccatcactaatatacgtgtccccttcggtagtaatatgaaagccataaaaatggggttgaactctaactctttcggaacgtctaagaggtaaggactcgtcaattggttcaactggagtttcctcctcgggttgagcgccaacgatagaggttccttcatcgctcgactcttgaatcttttcaagatcgatttgcctcccactgtctctttggcttatgagttcttgctctcggaaaacccctctgctcgcaacgaagacaacattgtcactcggtctatagaagagatatctaaaggatttctgcgggtagccgatgaaaatacaccgctcattatgaggttcgagcttgtcatgagtttctcgtcttacgaaaacttcacagcccaaaccttgatatgtgccaacgagggagctttccctgtccacatctcatgaggtgttttggcaaccttctttgtagggactcggttaaggatatgggcggcaatctctaaggcatacccccagaatgagataggtggtgaagcacgactcatcatagaacgaaccatgtctaacagggttcgattacgcctttctgacACACCATTCGaccgcggtgtcctag
This window encodes:
- the LOC111884081 gene encoding UPF0481 protein At3g47200, with translation MENGDVDTNNIANTTLISILDFVKNRRSEDLLSTSINMVPSGLRDVSPSSYDPRVACIGPLHREDQNVQYFEELKANYVQFLLDDINSPPEQTLKECVQRVLALIHRIRACYMGTSVIHRYDDIELAKMMVTDACFMLHFINVITTSSAELHRTLRGTAILYDLILLENQIPFFVLQEVFNCTIPKSLHKVSSLPHLILKFVRYLNIFESTVTFAINLPSPPYDHILGFLAKCYWPSDTHSSFLLPTSATHSTIELDRAGVIFKPNEYDSLQLAIEFKSSRSLWCSLSREKPTLRMPVLRIDNYTELVLRNIIAYEQYFGNVSYVTGYAMAMDMLIDSEDDIAKLIESKVIVNHLGSNEKAANALNSLCKELPILNFSYERQWRDMDAHYNRYWPKNIAELKRTYFSSPWNLIALLAGIILFALTVVQTIYSVNAA